A genomic stretch from Candidatus Binataceae bacterium includes:
- a CDS encoding acyl-CoA dehydrogenase family protein, whose protein sequence is MRRDVFTEEHEMFRAQVRRFVEAELVPKIDGWNRAGMSDRESWRKLGAAGFLAPNAPAEYGGGGVDFIYDAIVIEELARVRAHGLMMGLHSDICLPYLVSFGSEEQKRRWVPGAISGDVILGIAMTEPGTGSDLAAVQTTARRDGDSYVINGSKIFISNGQIADLFIVVVKTDPKADPPHRGVSLVLVEGDAPGFVRGRKLDKLGFRGQDTSELFFEDCRVPVTNLLGSEGTGFKMLMDKLQQERLVTAIGAITSARRCLEDTIEYTRGRKAFGQPIASFQNTQFKLAEMMTEIEVGQAFVDRLLAAHVRGDEIVTEVSMAKWWVTELLKRVSSQCLQLHGGYGFMMEFPVATDYADAAVQSIYAGTNEIMKVIIARRMGLDARE, encoded by the coding sequence ATGCGACGCGACGTTTTCACTGAAGAGCACGAGATGTTCCGGGCGCAGGTGCGCCGCTTCGTCGAGGCCGAGCTGGTGCCGAAGATCGACGGATGGAACCGCGCCGGGATGAGCGACCGCGAGAGCTGGCGTAAACTGGGCGCCGCCGGATTTCTCGCGCCCAACGCGCCGGCCGAGTACGGCGGCGGTGGCGTCGACTTTATCTACGATGCGATCGTGATCGAGGAGCTGGCGCGGGTGCGCGCGCACGGCCTGATGATGGGGCTGCACTCGGACATCTGCCTGCCCTACCTGGTGAGCTTCGGCAGCGAGGAGCAGAAGCGGCGATGGGTTCCCGGGGCGATCAGCGGCGACGTGATCCTGGGAATCGCGATGACCGAGCCGGGCACCGGCTCCGACCTCGCCGCGGTCCAGACCACCGCGCGTCGCGACGGCGACAGCTACGTCATCAACGGCTCCAAGATTTTCATTTCCAACGGCCAGATTGCCGACCTGTTTATCGTGGTAGTGAAGACCGACCCCAAGGCCGATCCGCCCCATCGCGGCGTCAGCCTGGTCCTGGTCGAAGGCGACGCGCCGGGATTCGTGCGCGGGCGCAAGCTCGACAAGCTGGGCTTTCGCGGACAGGACACGAGCGAGCTGTTCTTCGAGGATTGCCGCGTGCCCGTGACCAACCTGCTCGGCAGCGAGGGCACCGGGTTCAAGATGCTGATGGACAAGCTGCAGCAGGAGCGCCTGGTCACCGCGATCGGCGCGATTACCAGCGCGCGGCGATGTCTCGAGGACACGATCGAGTACACCCGCGGGCGCAAGGCCTTCGGCCAGCCGATCGCGTCGTTTCAGAACACGCAATTCAAGCTCGCCGAGATGATGACCGAGATCGAAGTCGGGCAGGCCTTCGTCGACCGCCTGCTCGCGGCGCACGTACGGGGAGATGAAATCGTGACCGAAGTTAGCATGGCGAAATGGTGGGTCACGGAACTGCTCAAGCGCGTATCCAGCCAGTGCCTGCAACTCCACGGCGGCTATGGCTTCATGATGGAGTTTCCGGTGGCGACGGACTATGCCGACGCGGCGGTGCAATCGATCTACGCGGGCACCAACGAGATCATGAAGGTGATCATCGCGCGGCGGATGGGCCTGGATGCGCGCGAGTGA
- a CDS encoding alpha/beta hydrolase codes for MPLDPQMKTILDKAAAVGGPAFHTLGIEKVREAIRAGASSGARETVARVEDRRIPGPAGEIPVRIYRPGGNGGFPAVVFFHGGGWVAGDLDTHDVICRILTNAARCVVVSVDYRLAPEHRFPAGPDDCYAATVWVADNAVALGTDPSRLAVAGTSAGGTLAAAVALMARDRRGPRIGFQVLWYPATDAELETASHREYSSGSYYLLSRADMEWFWNCYLSSERDRANPYCCPGAAKDLNGLPSALIVTAEYDPLRDEAEEYAARLKRAGVAARCTRYEGVTHAFTGMAPVVDKGRQSILEAAAAMREAFGI; via the coding sequence ATGCCACTCGACCCGCAGATGAAGACGATACTCGATAAGGCCGCGGCCGTGGGCGGCCCGGCGTTTCACACCCTGGGCATCGAGAAAGTGCGCGAGGCGATCCGCGCCGGCGCAAGTTCCGGTGCGCGAGAGACCGTCGCGCGCGTCGAGGATCGGCGCATCCCCGGTCCCGCAGGCGAGATTCCCGTCCGCATCTATCGTCCGGGCGGCAACGGGGGCTTTCCGGCGGTGGTTTTTTTCCATGGCGGCGGATGGGTCGCCGGCGATCTCGACACGCACGACGTCATATGCCGGATACTGACCAATGCGGCGCGATGCGTTGTGGTGTCGGTCGATTACCGGCTCGCGCCGGAGCATCGGTTCCCCGCCGGCCCCGACGATTGCTACGCGGCTACGGTATGGGTCGCCGACAACGCGGTGGCGCTCGGGACGGATCCCTCGCGTCTCGCCGTCGCCGGCACCAGCGCAGGCGGCACGCTGGCCGCCGCGGTCGCACTGATGGCGCGCGACCGGCGCGGCCCGCGTATCGGATTCCAGGTGCTATGGTATCCGGCGACCGACGCCGAGCTGGAAACGGCGTCGCATCGCGAGTACTCGAGCGGCAGCTACTATCTGCTGTCGCGCGCCGACATGGAATGGTTCTGGAACTGCTACCTCTCCTCCGAGCGCGATCGCGCCAATCCTTATTGCTGCCCCGGTGCGGCCAAGGACTTAAACGGTCTCCCGTCGGCGCTGATCGTCACCGCCGAATACGATCCGCTCCGCGACGAAGCCGAGGAGTACGCCGCTCGTCTGAAGCGCGCAGGCGTCGCGGCGCGATGCACGCGCTATGAGGGGGTGACGCACGCGTTTACCGGGATGGCGCCGGTCGTGGACAAGGGCCGCCAGTCGATCCTCGAGGCGGCCGCGGCGATGCGCGAGGCGTTCGGCATCTGA
- a CDS encoding glutathione S-transferase family protein yields MLKLYGTAKSRSARCLWALEELGLKYEHVPVETTKAKSPEHLRINPNGHVPTLEDNGQIFWESMAINLYLAAKYGQAPFWPESHEDRGHAAQWSFWAMTEAEPHLITILRNRLLLPAEQRNEQAAAAAIAAMEAPLKVLDGALKGRDYLLGKDFTIADLNLSSVLSFAMFVKLDMSATPVAQAWLGKCLGRDGYKKARSLP; encoded by the coding sequence ATGCTTAAGCTTTACGGCACTGCCAAATCGCGTTCGGCCCGTTGCTTGTGGGCGCTGGAGGAGCTGGGGCTCAAGTATGAGCACGTTCCGGTCGAGACCACCAAGGCTAAATCGCCCGAGCACCTGAGGATCAACCCCAATGGGCACGTCCCGACGCTCGAGGATAACGGACAGATTTTCTGGGAGTCGATGGCGATCAATCTTTATCTCGCCGCCAAATACGGCCAGGCGCCATTCTGGCCCGAATCGCATGAAGATCGCGGCCACGCGGCCCAGTGGAGTTTCTGGGCCATGACCGAGGCGGAGCCGCACCTGATAACGATCCTGCGCAACCGCTTGCTGTTGCCTGCCGAGCAGCGCAACGAACAGGCGGCAGCGGCGGCGATCGCGGCGATGGAAGCGCCGCTTAAGGTCCTCGACGGCGCGCTCAAGGGGCGCGACTATCTGCTCGGCAAGGATTTTACGATCGCCGACCTCAACCTGTCGTCGGTTTTGAGCTTCGCGATGTTCGTGAAGCTGGATATGTCGGCAACGCCGGTGGCGCAGGCCTGGCTCGGCAAGTGCCTGGGACGCGACGGGTACAAGAAGGCGCGCAGCCTGCCGTGA
- a CDS encoding nuclear transport factor 2 family protein, producing MDRVHLLDLSARFVEAFNRNDLDAVMAFFTEDGVYDEFNGRRNVGKAAIRAAFEPQFSGAFGEMKFIDEDMFVDPEAGKVMASWRCTLTVKGEPTSWRGLDLMHFKGDKLAQKLTYAKTKVPLFQS from the coding sequence ATGGATCGCGTTCATCTGCTCGATCTGAGTGCCCGCTTCGTCGAAGCGTTCAATCGCAACGACCTCGACGCGGTGATGGCGTTTTTCACCGAAGACGGCGTGTACGACGAGTTCAATGGCCGGCGCAACGTGGGCAAGGCCGCGATTCGCGCGGCCTTCGAACCGCAATTCTCCGGCGCCTTCGGCGAGATGAAGTTCATCGACGAGGATATGTTCGTCGACCCCGAGGCGGGCAAGGTGATGGCGAGTTGGCGCTGCACGCTGACCGTCAAGGGCGAGCCGACCTCGTGGCGCGGGCTCGACCTGATGCACTTCAAGGGCGACAAGCTGGCGCAGAAGCTCACTTACGCCAAGACCAAGGTCCCGCTATTCCAGAGTTGA
- the mgtA gene encoding magnesium-translocating P-type ATPase: MSGTAFWQRSTAALFAELATSEDGLTSDEAAARLARYGNNDAAAPRRGPAWLRFIQRFVNPLVAILLVASALSALTGDVASFIIIVCIVMLSVLLDFVQERRAESAVDELRAQVALRTDVRRDGKEQALPVSEVVPGDVVRLSAGDLVPADGVLLASRDFFVNQALLTGESHPVEKRAAAGGVPAAEISEAQTVALAGTSVISGSAMLLVCRTGRQTMIGQLADALIARRPPTAFEIGLRQFSMLLLRITVVLVVVVMAENMAFHRPWIESLVFALALAVGLTPELLPMIMTISLARGAVRLSRERVIVKRLPAIYNLGAMDVLCTDKTGTLTQARIALTRHVDAAGRDSERVLTLAWLNSHFESGLKSALDDAILARGAIDPSPWRKIDEVPFDFERRRVSVLVECGGERTLIVKGAPEDVIRISTRVETADGASQELTDALRAALHASFEELSAQGFRLLGIASRTGPSSQTTCVLGDEADLTFAGFAVFLDPPKASARTALSALAAAGVAVKVLTGDNEQVARHLCAELGFDPGRVLTGADLTALSDEALLGCLGNTRLFCRVTPQQKLRVIMALKRMGQTVGFLGDGINDAPALHAADVGISVDAAADVAKAAAELILLEQDLGVVHEGVMEGRRTVVNTAKYLLMASSANFGNIFSMVLAGLILPFLPLLPIQVLLTNLIYDLAQSGLPLDNVDPEAVERPLHWESKLIERFMIVMGPISTVFDLMTFAVLVLFFRADVALFRTGWFIESLVTQIVMIFAVRTRRHMFASHPHPAVAGLAFGTAVLTLALPFLPRIGQWFEFVHPSAAYFAYLVAVVAGFLLAVEVVKRMFFARMWYKAAP, translated from the coding sequence ATGAGCGGGACCGCCTTCTGGCAGCGATCGACCGCGGCCCTGTTCGCGGAACTTGCGACCTCGGAAGACGGTCTGACTTCCGACGAGGCGGCGGCGCGGCTTGCGCGTTACGGCAACAACGACGCGGCTGCGCCGCGGCGCGGGCCTGCATGGCTCCGCTTCATCCAGCGCTTCGTCAACCCGCTGGTCGCCATTCTGCTGGTGGCGAGCGCGCTTTCCGCGCTGACGGGAGACGTCGCAAGCTTCATCATCATCGTCTGCATCGTGATGCTCTCGGTGCTGCTCGATTTCGTGCAGGAGCGCCGAGCTGAGAGCGCGGTGGATGAGTTGCGGGCGCAGGTGGCGCTGCGCACCGACGTGCGCCGCGACGGCAAGGAACAGGCACTGCCGGTCAGCGAAGTGGTCCCGGGCGACGTCGTCCGCCTTTCCGCCGGCGACCTGGTGCCGGCCGATGGGGTGCTGCTTGCGAGCCGCGATTTTTTCGTCAATCAGGCGCTGCTGACGGGAGAATCCCATCCGGTCGAGAAGCGCGCCGCGGCGGGCGGCGTCCCGGCGGCGGAAATCAGCGAAGCGCAAACCGTGGCGCTGGCCGGCACTTCCGTCATATCCGGAAGCGCGATGCTGCTCGTCTGCCGCACCGGAAGGCAGACAATGATCGGCCAGCTCGCCGACGCCCTGATCGCACGGCGTCCCCCCACCGCTTTCGAGATCGGGCTCCGCCAGTTCAGCATGCTGCTCCTGCGCATAACCGTGGTGCTCGTGGTGGTCGTTATGGCGGAGAACATGGCGTTCCACCGCCCCTGGATCGAGTCGCTGGTGTTTGCGCTGGCGCTCGCGGTCGGGCTCACGCCGGAGCTGTTGCCGATGATCATGACGATCAGCCTGGCACGCGGCGCGGTCCGCCTCTCGCGCGAGCGAGTGATCGTCAAGCGTCTGCCGGCCATTTACAACCTCGGCGCGATGGACGTGCTGTGCACGGACAAGACCGGCACGCTGACCCAGGCGCGCATCGCGCTGACCAGGCACGTTGACGCCGCCGGCCGCGACAGCGAGCGCGTGCTTACGCTCGCCTGGCTGAACAGCCATTTCGAAAGCGGCCTGAAAAGCGCCCTGGACGACGCCATCCTTGCGCGCGGCGCGATCGACCCTTCGCCGTGGCGCAAAATAGACGAAGTACCGTTCGACTTCGAGCGCCGGCGCGTCTCGGTGCTGGTCGAATGCGGCGGTGAACGCACGCTGATCGTCAAAGGCGCTCCGGAGGATGTCATCCGCATTTCCACCCGCGTCGAGACCGCGGACGGCGCGAGCCAGGAACTGACGGATGCTCTGCGCGCTGCATTGCACGCCAGCTTCGAGGAACTCAGCGCACAGGGTTTCCGCCTGCTCGGTATTGCGAGCCGCACGGGGCCGTCGAGTCAGACGACCTGCGTGCTCGGCGACGAAGCCGACCTGACGTTTGCCGGGTTCGCGGTCTTTCTCGATCCGCCCAAGGCGTCTGCGCGCACGGCGCTGTCGGCGCTCGCGGCGGCGGGCGTGGCGGTAAAGGTTCTCACCGGAGACAACGAGCAGGTCGCACGGCATCTGTGCGCCGAGCTCGGCTTCGATCCCGGGCGGGTGCTCACCGGGGCGGATCTGACAGCGCTCAGCGACGAGGCGCTGCTCGGATGCCTCGGCAACACGCGGCTCTTCTGCCGGGTGACGCCGCAACAGAAGCTCCGCGTGATCATGGCGCTCAAGCGCATGGGCCAGACGGTGGGTTTTCTGGGCGACGGCATCAATGACGCTCCCGCACTGCACGCGGCCGATGTGGGCATCTCCGTCGACGCCGCCGCGGACGTGGCCAAGGCGGCGGCCGAGCTTATCCTGCTGGAGCAGGATCTGGGCGTGGTGCACGAAGGCGTGATGGAAGGGCGGCGCACGGTCGTGAACACCGCCAAGTACCTGCTGATGGCGAGCAGCGCCAATTTCGGGAATATCTTCAGCATGGTGCTGGCCGGACTGATCCTGCCATTTCTGCCGCTTCTGCCGATCCAGGTGCTGCTGACCAATCTCATCTACGACCTCGCGCAGTCCGGATTGCCGCTCGACAATGTCGATCCCGAAGCTGTCGAGCGGCCGCTACATTGGGAGAGCAAGCTCATCGAACGTTTCATGATCGTGATGGGACCGATCAGCACGGTGTTCGACCTGATGACCTTTGCCGTGCTGGTCCTGTTCTTTAGGGCTGACGTGGCTTTGTTTCGCACCGGATGGTTCATCGAATCGCTGGTGACGCAGATCGTGATGATTTTCGCGGTGCGTACCCGCCGCCACATGTTTGCGAGCCATCCGCATCCGGCCGTAGCCGGTCTCGCGTTCGGTACCGCAGTGCTTACCTTGGCTTTGCCGTTCCTTCCGCGGATCGGCCAGTGGTTCGAGTTCGTGCATCCGTCCGCCGCCTATTTTGCGTATCTAGTGGCCGTCGTCGCGGGTTTTCTCCTGGCGGTCGAGGTCGTCAAGCGGATGTTTTTCGCGCGCATGTGGTATAAAGCGGCACCCTGA
- a CDS encoding mercuric reductase, producing MADPSRLAPPDEHDARLLANVHPAGWINPEPAARYNLVVLGAGTAGLVAAAGAAGLGARVALVERRLMGGDCLNYGCVPSKALIRAARGRATIGRALEYGIAPKAPPAVEFGAVMERMRRLRAELSANDSAARFKSLGVDVFFGDGGFVGRDAAEVGGKRLNFSRALVATGARPAAPPIPGLAESGFLTNETVFSLTELPRRLAVIGAGPIGCELAQTFRRFGSEVWLLEALERILPREDRDAAAIVERAIIGDGVELLAGCKVTSVGQGAAGRIVRLEHQGANREIEVDEILVTAGRAPNVEGLDLEAAGVEYDRKTGVHVNDYLQTSNPRIFAAGDVCSSLQFTHLSDAHARIVIRNALFFGRDRASRLTVPWCIYTDPEIAHVGLTEAEAAARGAAIRTFAQEMGAVDRAVLDGETAGMAKVHVREGTDLIVGATIVAAHAGETISELTLAIASGIGLRRIAGVIHPYPTQAEVIKKIADAYNRTRLTPSRKRLLTRLLAWRR from the coding sequence ATGGCTGACCCGTCGCGCCTCGCACCGCCCGACGAGCACGACGCGCGGCTGCTCGCCAACGTCCATCCGGCGGGATGGATAAATCCCGAGCCCGCGGCGCGCTACAATCTGGTCGTGCTCGGCGCGGGCACGGCGGGGCTGGTGGCCGCGGCCGGCGCCGCCGGACTCGGCGCGCGGGTCGCGCTGGTCGAGCGCCGCCTGATGGGCGGCGACTGTCTGAACTACGGATGCGTCCCGTCGAAGGCTCTGATACGCGCGGCGCGCGGGCGCGCCACAATAGGCCGCGCGCTGGAATACGGGATCGCACCGAAGGCGCCGCCCGCGGTGGAGTTCGGCGCCGTGATGGAGCGGATGCGCCGATTGCGCGCGGAATTGAGCGCGAATGACTCGGCCGCGCGCTTCAAGAGTCTCGGCGTTGACGTTTTCTTTGGTGATGGCGGATTCGTCGGACGCGATGCGGCGGAAGTCGGCGGCAAGCGGCTCAACTTCAGCCGCGCCCTTGTCGCGACGGGCGCGCGTCCGGCCGCCCCGCCGATTCCGGGACTCGCCGAGAGCGGGTTTCTCACCAACGAGACGGTCTTTTCGCTGACCGAGCTGCCGCGGCGGCTAGCGGTAATCGGCGCGGGTCCGATCGGATGCGAACTCGCACAGACGTTCCGCCGCTTCGGTTCGGAAGTATGGCTGCTCGAAGCGCTGGAGCGGATTCTGCCGCGCGAGGACCGCGATGCGGCCGCGATCGTCGAGCGCGCGATCATTGGTGACGGCGTCGAATTGCTTGCCGGATGCAAGGTAACGAGCGTCGGGCAGGGCGCGGCGGGCCGGATCGTGCGCCTCGAGCATCAGGGCGCCAACCGCGAGATCGAAGTCGATGAAATCCTGGTGACCGCGGGGCGCGCGCCCAATGTCGAAGGACTGGACCTCGAGGCCGCCGGCGTCGAGTACGATCGCAAGACCGGCGTGCACGTCAACGACTATTTGCAAACCAGCAACCCGCGGATCTTTGCCGCCGGCGACGTGTGCTCATCGCTTCAGTTCACGCATCTGAGCGACGCGCACGCCCGCATCGTGATTCGCAATGCGCTCTTCTTCGGACGCGACCGCGCAAGCCGCCTCACCGTCCCCTGGTGCATCTACACCGATCCGGAGATTGCCCACGTCGGGCTCACCGAAGCAGAAGCGGCCGCGCGCGGCGCCGCCATACGGACGTTCGCGCAGGAGATGGGCGCTGTGGACCGCGCGGTGCTCGACGGCGAGACCGCGGGGATGGCCAAGGTCCATGTGCGCGAGGGCACCGACCTAATCGTCGGCGCAACGATCGTCGCGGCGCACGCGGGCGAGACGATCTCCGAGTTGACGCTCGCGATCGCTTCAGGAATCGGTCTTAGGCGGATAGCCGGCGTGATTCATCCGTATCCCACGCAGGCCGAGGTGATCAAAAAGATCGCCGACGCATACAATCGCACGCGCCTAACGCCTTCGCGAAAGCGCCTGCTCACCCGCCTGCTCGCGTGGCGGCGCTGA
- the nuoF gene encoding NADH-quinone oxidoreductase subunit NuoF: protein MGLSAETREKIRAEQARFPNPRAALLAAIYLARDDLGALGSEAFAELAPLFGMRPAEVAEVASFYSLFNLPRAEAVIQVCTNLPCCLRGARGVVRDLEHRLGIKAGTATPDGRFAIAEVECLGSCATAPVLQVNRNPYLENVTRDFAASLLESPATARAARRPAPIISRVPAGVDAYLLPPGAEKRLTLDEYRAHGGFEAAPKAGTMAPKDLAALVKDSNLRGRGGAGFGTGLKWTFMPPRDARPRYLAVNADESEPGTFKDRQIMSRNPFLPLEGIMIAGMAMESTAAFVYIRGEYVEEFAAMSAAIRALYDAKILGDNALGFNRRFDITIQQGAGAYICGEESGMLESMEGRKGQPRKRPPFPAQAGLWGQPTTVDNVETLSHVPVIVTRGAQWFLDEGVKNAAGHTLFGVSGHVNNPGIFELRLGVKLRDLIYQYAGGVIGDRPIKAVIPGGVSMPVLRGDQIDVAMDHESLRAAGTLIGTGGAIVMDDRTCMVRVALVVARFFEHESCGQCTQCREGTGWTYRTLRRIESGGGEPQDLQTLADTFDYMDGKCICALADGASWAARAFLKQFRADFEAHIAEHRCPFPESFEV, encoded by the coding sequence ATGGGCTTGTCGGCTGAGACCCGGGAAAAGATCCGCGCCGAGCAGGCGCGCTTTCCGAATCCGCGCGCCGCGCTGCTCGCGGCGATCTACCTCGCCCGCGACGATTTGGGCGCGCTCGGCTCCGAGGCGTTCGCGGAGCTGGCGCCGCTCTTCGGGATGCGCCCCGCTGAAGTCGCCGAGGTCGCATCGTTCTATTCGCTCTTCAACCTGCCCCGCGCCGAGGCGGTTATTCAGGTCTGCACCAACCTGCCGTGCTGTCTCCGCGGCGCGCGCGGCGTGGTGCGCGACCTCGAGCATCGGCTCGGAATCAAGGCGGGCACTGCGACGCCCGACGGCCGCTTCGCGATCGCCGAAGTCGAATGTCTGGGGTCGTGCGCGACCGCGCCGGTGCTCCAGGTGAACCGCAATCCGTACCTGGAGAACGTGACCAGGGATTTCGCCGCGAGCCTGCTCGAATCGCCCGCGACGGCGCGGGCCGCGCGGCGGCCGGCGCCGATCATCTCGCGCGTTCCGGCGGGCGTCGACGCCTACCTGCTGCCGCCCGGCGCCGAGAAGCGGCTCACGCTGGACGAATACCGCGCGCACGGCGGCTTCGAGGCGGCGCCCAAGGCGGGCACGATGGCGCCCAAGGACCTCGCCGCGCTGGTCAAGGATTCCAACCTGCGCGGCCGCGGCGGCGCGGGCTTCGGCACCGGCCTCAAGTGGACGTTCATGCCGCCGCGTGACGCACGCCCGCGCTATCTCGCGGTCAACGCCGACGAAAGCGAGCCCGGCACCTTCAAGGACCGCCAGATCATGTCGCGCAATCCCTTCCTGCCGCTGGAGGGAATCATGATCGCGGGGATGGCGATGGAGTCCACGGCGGCCTTTGTCTACATCCGCGGCGAATACGTCGAGGAATTCGCCGCGATGAGCGCCGCGATCCGCGCGCTCTATGACGCAAAAATTCTCGGCGACAACGCGCTCGGCTTCAATCGCCGCTTCGACATCACGATCCAGCAGGGTGCGGGCGCCTATATCTGCGGCGAGGAGAGCGGGATGCTCGAGTCGATGGAGGGGCGCAAGGGCCAGCCGCGCAAACGCCCGCCCTTCCCCGCGCAGGCCGGACTCTGGGGCCAGCCGACCACCGTCGACAACGTCGAAACGCTCTCGCACGTGCCGGTGATCGTAACGCGCGGCGCACAGTGGTTCCTCGATGAAGGCGTGAAGAACGCCGCCGGACATACGCTGTTCGGCGTAAGCGGCCACGTCAACAATCCGGGAATTTTCGAGCTCCGGCTCGGCGTGAAGCTGCGCGACCTCATCTATCAATACGCCGGCGGCGTGATTGGCGACCGCCCGATCAAGGCGGTGATTCCCGGCGGCGTCTCGATGCCGGTGCTGCGTGGAGATCAGATCGACGTCGCGATGGATCACGAATCGCTGCGCGCGGCCGGCACGCTTATCGGCACCGGCGGCGCGATCGTGATGGACGATCGCACCTGCATGGTGCGCGTGGCGCTGGTAGTCGCGCGCTTTTTCGAGCACGAGTCGTGCGGCCAGTGCACCCAGTGCCGCGAGGGCACCGGATGGACCTACCGGACGCTGCGCCGGATCGAAAGCGGCGGCGGCGAACCGCAGGACCTGCAAACCCTCGCCGACACCTTCGACTACATGGACGGCAAATGTATCTGTGCGCTCGCCGACGGCGCGTCGTGGGCCGCGCGCGCGTTCCTCAAACAGTTCCGCGCCGACTTCGAGGCCCATATCGCGGAGCATCGATGCCCCTTCCCGGAGAGCTTCGAGGTATGA
- a CDS encoding antibiotic biosynthesis monooxygenase: MPEQKNPNRVISIFRFRMRDLSAAEREEYKTTAERMLKIVNAMPGFISFREYKSHDGDMLGVTEWASAEALAEWRENPEHRKAQERGRQAFYDEFEITVCRPLHAYSFKHKE; the protein is encoded by the coding sequence ATGCCCGAGCAGAAGAATCCAAACCGCGTGATCAGCATCTTTCGCTTCCGGATGCGGGACCTGAGCGCCGCCGAACGCGAGGAGTACAAAACGACCGCCGAGCGGATGCTGAAGATCGTGAATGCGATGCCCGGCTTCATCTCGTTTCGCGAATACAAAAGTCATGACGGCGACATGCTCGGCGTCACCGAATGGGCGTCGGCCGAGGCGCTCGCGGAGTGGCGGGAGAATCCCGAGCATCGTAAAGCCCAGGAGCGCGGACGGCAGGCCTTTTACGACGAGTTCGAAATAACTGTCTGCAGGCCGCTCCACGCATACAGTTTCAAGCACAAAGAGTGA
- a CDS encoding alpha/beta hydrolase — protein MQLHPQMKAILDQAAASGAQPFHTMTPAAAREAIAAMLEPFNVNPEKVAKSERRSIPGPGGQIPVQLYTPEGKAPFPILVYFHGGGWVVGALESWDSFCRSLCKASGCVVMSVDYRLAPEHKFPAGPEDCYAATKWAAENAASIGGDPVRVAVGGDSAGGNLAAVVALMARDRSGPKLAFQLLIYPATDARLDTPSQQQFLEDGYILSKKDMVWFWGHYLNSDKDEENPYASPAEAGSLRGLPPALVVTAGFDPLRDEGETYAARLQEAGVKAECIRYEGVTHGFVLMGAMLDEGRKSIADMGAALKAALAK, from the coding sequence ATGCAACTGCATCCCCAGATGAAGGCCATTCTCGATCAAGCCGCCGCCTCCGGCGCCCAGCCCTTTCATACGATGACGCCGGCCGCGGCGCGAGAAGCGATCGCGGCGATGCTCGAGCCCTTCAACGTAAATCCGGAGAAAGTCGCCAAGTCCGAACGACGCAGCATCCCCGGGCCCGGCGGGCAAATTCCGGTGCAGCTTTATACTCCCGAAGGCAAAGCGCCGTTTCCGATCCTGGTTTATTTTCACGGCGGCGGATGGGTGGTCGGCGCGCTCGAATCGTGGGATTCGTTCTGCCGCTCGCTCTGCAAAGCCTCGGGATGCGTGGTGATGTCGGTCGACTATCGGCTTGCGCCGGAGCATAAATTCCCCGCCGGGCCGGAAGACTGCTACGCGGCGACCAAGTGGGCCGCGGAGAACGCCGCGTCGATCGGCGGCGACCCGGTGCGGGTGGCGGTCGGCGGCGACAGCGCGGGCGGAAATCTCGCCGCGGTGGTCGCGCTGATGGCGCGGGACCGTAGCGGGCCGAAGCTCGCGTTCCAGCTCCTTATCTATCCCGCCACGGACGCCCGCCTCGATACCCCGTCGCAACAGCAGTTCCTGGAAGACGGCTACATTCTGTCCAAGAAAGACATGGTCTGGTTCTGGGGCCATTATCTCAATAGCGACAAGGACGAGGAGAACCCATACGCGAGCCCGGCCGAGGCGGGCAGTCTGCGCGGATTGCCGCCCGCGCTGGTGGTGACCGCCGGCTTCGATCCGCTGCGCGACGAGGGCGAGACCTACGCGGCGCGCTTGCAGGAGGCGGGCGTCAAGGCCGAGTGCATCCGCTACGAAGGCGTCACGCACGGGTTCGTGCTGATGGGGGCGATGCTGGACGAAGGACGCAAGTCGATCGCGGACATGGGCGCGGCGCTCAAGGCTGCACTCGCGAAGTAA